Proteins encoded in a region of the Candidatus Eisenbacteria bacterium genome:
- a CDS encoding beta-ketoacyl-[acyl-carrier-protein] synthase II: MKRRVALTGIGAITPIGTGRREFWEGVRTGRRGVGPLTRFDASALRTRIAGEIQAFDPAAFFSPKRAGRMDRFGHLSIAAAQMALEDAGLAIGEGLHAVPETDLGVTIGSALGGVPSAEADHAAFLESGLRSVPASLAIRVFAGAGACNVAIAFGARGPVLGNSNSCASGAIAIGEAFRMIRDGQATAMIAGGVEAPLAPLTFAAFTVIKAMSTANDEPARASRPFDARRDGFVMAEGAAILILEDLAHALKRDARIYAELVGFATTNDAFHMTAPQPQGRDAARAMRIAIRDAGLLPGEIEAVNAHGSSTVLNDRIETLAIKEVLGDRARRVPVSGTKGLHAHALGASGAMEAAIASLTVSEGFVPATANLDHPDPECDLDYVPRVGRSISIRTVISNSFGFGGTNACLVFKSIPV, translated from the coding sequence ATCAAGCGCCGCGTCGCGCTGACCGGGATCGGCGCCATCACGCCGATCGGGACCGGGCGCCGGGAGTTCTGGGAAGGGGTTCGCACAGGCCGGCGCGGCGTCGGGCCCCTGACACGGTTCGATGCGTCCGCTCTGCGGACCCGGATCGCGGGAGAGATCCAGGCCTTCGATCCGGCCGCTTTCTTCAGTCCCAAGCGCGCGGGCCGCATGGACCGCTTCGGCCACCTTTCGATCGCCGCGGCGCAGATGGCCCTCGAAGACGCCGGCCTCGCGATCGGCGAGGGGCTCCACGCGGTGCCGGAAACCGATCTGGGCGTCACGATCGGCTCGGCGCTCGGCGGCGTCCCGAGCGCGGAAGCGGACCACGCGGCGTTTCTCGAATCGGGCCTCCGCTCCGTCCCCGCGAGTCTCGCGATCCGGGTTTTCGCGGGGGCCGGGGCGTGCAACGTCGCGATCGCCTTCGGCGCGAGGGGCCCGGTGCTCGGGAATTCCAACTCCTGCGCCTCCGGGGCGATCGCGATCGGAGAAGCCTTCCGGATGATTCGCGACGGTCAGGCCACGGCGATGATCGCCGGCGGGGTCGAGGCGCCGCTCGCGCCGCTCACCTTCGCGGCGTTCACCGTGATCAAGGCGATGTCGACCGCCAACGACGAGCCCGCCCGCGCCTCACGCCCCTTCGACGCCCGGCGGGATGGATTCGTGATGGCGGAAGGCGCCGCGATCCTGATCCTCGAAGATCTGGCGCACGCCCTGAAACGCGACGCCCGTATCTATGCCGAGCTCGTCGGGTTCGCGACCACCAACGACGCCTTCCACATGACCGCGCCGCAGCCGCAGGGGCGGGACGCCGCGCGCGCGATGCGGATCGCGATCCGGGATGCCGGCCTCTTGCCGGGGGAGATCGAGGCGGTGAATGCGCACGGATCTTCCACGGTGCTGAACGACCGCATCGAAACGCTCGCGATCAAGGAAGTCCTCGGCGACAGGGCGCGGCGCGTACCGGTGAGCGGCACCAAGGGGCTCCACGCGCACGCGCTCGGGGCTTCCGGGGCGATGGAAGCGGCGATCGCGTCGCTGACGGTGTCGGAAGGGTTCGTCCCCGCGACCGCCAACCTCGATCATCCGGACCCCGAGTGCGATCTCGACTATGTTCCGCGGGTGGGCCGCTCGATCTCGATACGAACCGTCATTTCAAATTCCTTTGGCTTCGGAGGAACCAACGCGTGTCTC
- a CDS encoding T9SS type A sorting domain-containing protein, whose protein sequence is MIPALPSSSSGPRLFRAAALALTLLAVPLLSPAARAHTNVIPSETEFQWREPGYVPNELLVKFKEGVGTTGAMEAIRKKGATARRMLTPDGLIEVELPPGSSVSDAIDGWSALPDVEYAAPNVYAQGFFVPNDSVIGKFDLAWNLRSVDAYDAWDIVTGDPKVILAMIDTGVAFEDYPIPPYELPNVKPGVTMYRRSPELPGPFLPGHDFVNDDVHPNDDNGHGTMTATIAAGQANNIAGSAGIAFGVTILPIKVLDFETKGTLANIVLGIRYAADQGADIANLSLGFPPLGLLRDRGATPNVLAHMFHPLKDAVHYAQRRGVILVAAAGNFAYPEVSLPAGYPGVISVGATGEDNRIASYSSFGKGLSCVAPGGDFTDLNEDHVQDAVFNLGIKPFRSSGSLANPDSFGVFPFFGTSAAAPHVSGAVALLMSLGMKKQSSIEEALSATAVNQFGTSGSHDPVYGSGLLQIDKAVLLAASGPSLKVALGAAQGPGARLTTKNPSPRGAGLALRTSRPGDVRVRLFDVHGRLVRTIEEGRYPAGERVVRWNGQDDRGVPVGSGVYFFRIETPDGIETQRIAILR, encoded by the coding sequence GTGATCCCGGCTCTTCCGTCCAGCTCATCCGGGCCCCGCCTTTTCCGCGCGGCGGCTCTTGCGCTGACTCTTCTCGCGGTCCCCCTGCTCTCGCCGGCCGCCCGCGCCCATACGAACGTCATCCCCTCCGAAACCGAGTTCCAATGGCGTGAGCCCGGCTACGTCCCCAACGAGCTGCTGGTGAAATTCAAGGAGGGCGTCGGCACCACCGGCGCGATGGAAGCGATCCGCAAGAAGGGAGCCACCGCGCGGCGCATGCTGACACCCGATGGACTGATCGAGGTCGAGCTTCCGCCGGGATCGTCGGTGTCCGACGCGATCGATGGCTGGAGCGCTCTCCCGGACGTGGAATACGCGGCGCCCAACGTGTACGCGCAGGGGTTTTTCGTCCCAAACGATTCGGTCATCGGGAAATTCGATCTGGCCTGGAACCTGCGCAGCGTCGATGCGTACGACGCGTGGGACATTGTGACCGGAGATCCCAAGGTCATCCTCGCGATGATCGACACCGGCGTGGCCTTCGAGGATTACCCGATCCCGCCCTACGAGCTTCCCAACGTGAAGCCGGGGGTGACGATGTACCGCCGGTCGCCGGAGCTGCCCGGCCCCTTCCTGCCCGGGCACGATTTCGTCAATGACGACGTGCACCCGAACGACGACAACGGCCACGGCACGATGACCGCAACGATTGCCGCCGGGCAGGCCAACAATATCGCAGGCAGCGCCGGGATCGCGTTCGGGGTCACCATCCTGCCGATCAAGGTGCTCGATTTCGAGACCAAGGGCACGCTGGCGAATATCGTCCTGGGAATTCGTTACGCGGCCGACCAGGGCGCCGATATCGCGAACCTGAGCCTGGGGTTTCCCCCGCTGGGGCTGCTTCGCGACAGGGGCGCCACGCCGAATGTCCTGGCGCACATGTTTCATCCGCTAAAGGACGCGGTCCACTACGCGCAACGGCGCGGGGTGATCCTCGTTGCCGCGGCCGGAAATTTCGCCTACCCCGAGGTGAGCTTGCCGGCAGGATATCCCGGGGTCATCTCGGTGGGCGCGACCGGAGAGGACAACCGAATCGCCTCGTATTCCTCGTTCGGGAAGGGGTTGTCTTGCGTGGCTCCCGGGGGCGACTTCACCGACTTGAACGAGGACCACGTCCAGGACGCCGTCTTCAATCTGGGCATCAAGCCGTTTCGATCTTCGGGATCGCTCGCGAATCCGGACTCCTTCGGCGTGTTCCCCTTCTTCGGAACCTCGGCGGCGGCGCCCCACGTCTCGGGCGCCGTGGCGCTCCTCATGTCGCTCGGGATGAAAAAGCAGAGCTCGATCGAGGAGGCGCTCAGCGCGACGGCCGTGAACCAGTTCGGGACCTCGGGCTCCCACGATCCGGTCTACGGATCGGGTCTCCTGCAAATCGACAAAGCGGTCCTGCTGGCGGCCTCGGGGCCATCCCTCAAGGTCGCGCTCGGGGCGGCGCAGGGACCGGGGGCGCGCCTCACGACGAAGAATCCGTCGCCGCGCGGTGCCGGGCTTGCGCTCAGAACCTCGCGTCCGGGAGACGTGCGCGTCCGGCTCTTCGACGTGCACGGGCGGCTGGTGCGCACGATCGAGGAGGGAAGATACCCGGCCGGCGAGCGGGTCGTGCGATGGAACGGCCAAGACGACCGCGGTGTTCCGGTAGGTAGCGGCGTTTATTTCTTTCGCATCGAGACGCCGGACGGCATCGAAACGCAGAGGATCGCTATCCTGCGCTGA
- a CDS encoding ABC transporter ATP-binding protein codes for MASLSLKNLSLTYPNGTRALDKVDLEIADGEFLAVLGPSGCGKSSLLRLVAGLESPTSGTIHMDGHEVTTLEPKDRDVAMVFQGLALYPHMSVRENMGFGLLARKTPAGETDQRVREAAVTLGLAEHLHKRPRELSGGERQRVALGRALVRRPRIFLFDEPLSSLDAQLRQELREELARLHRLTRTTSIFVTHDQKEALSLGNRVAVFERGRVRQIGTPDAIYRDPCDLFVARFVGDPAINLIQGELAADGGRVAFRSRGLSFTLAAKGARAGRVILGFRPEAAALAKASDSGASGTVERVERLGGDTLIHLQTEAGRHVLKAEPHGALPAPGEIVGLAVDPARALFFEPGGPRIRLD; via the coding sequence ATGGCTTCCCTCTCGTTAAAGAACCTCTCGCTCACCTACCCCAACGGCACCCGCGCGCTCGACAAAGTCGACCTCGAGATCGCGGACGGCGAGTTCCTGGCCGTTCTCGGGCCGTCCGGCTGCGGGAAATCCTCGCTCCTCCGCCTCGTCGCGGGGCTCGAATCGCCGACCTCGGGAACGATCCACATGGATGGCCACGAGGTCACCACCCTCGAGCCCAAGGACCGCGACGTCGCGATGGTGTTTCAGGGGCTCGCGCTCTATCCGCACATGAGCGTCCGCGAGAACATGGGCTTCGGGCTTCTCGCGCGGAAGACTCCCGCGGGCGAGACCGATCAGCGCGTTCGCGAGGCGGCGGTGACCCTGGGGCTCGCGGAGCATCTTCACAAACGCCCGCGGGAGCTATCGGGCGGCGAGCGCCAGCGGGTGGCGCTCGGCCGTGCGCTCGTCCGGAGGCCGCGGATCTTTCTCTTCGATGAGCCCCTCTCGAGCCTCGACGCCCAGCTGAGGCAGGAGCTGCGCGAGGAGCTGGCGCGCCTTCATCGCCTGACGCGCACGACTTCGATCTTCGTCACGCACGATCAAAAAGAGGCGCTCTCCCTCGGGAATCGGGTCGCGGTGTTCGAGCGCGGGCGCGTCCGCCAGATCGGAACCCCAGACGCGATCTATCGCGACCCGTGCGACCTCTTCGTCGCCCGGTTCGTGGGAGATCCCGCGATCAACCTTATCCAAGGAGAGCTCGCGGCGGACGGCGGACGGGTCGCGTTTCGCTCCCGGGGCCTCTCCTTCACGCTCGCCGCGAAGGGGGCGCGCGCGGGCCGCGTGATCCTGGGCTTTCGTCCGGAGGCCGCGGCCCTCGCGAAGGCCTCCGATTCGGGGGCCAGCGGCACGGTCGAGCGCGTGGAGCGCCTCGGCGGGGACACCTTGATCCATTTGCAAACCGAAGCGGGGCGCCACGTCCTCAAGGCCGAGCCCCACGGGGCCCTTCCGGCCCCCGGCGAAATCGTGGGGCTCGCCGTCGACCCAGCCCGCGCGCTCTTCTTCGAGCCCGGGGGACCCCGGATTCGTCTCGACTGA